The genomic DNA GCGCGAATACGATGCTCGTTTTGAATGGCCGGTCCGTGCGAGGGATGATTGGCTCCCGAGCTAACATAACGAAGCGCGTCACATTACTCGAATCGTCTTGGATACCATCGGCTAGGATTTGAAGTCCATAAAGTTCAGCGGCGCGTGCGCTTGCTATGGCGGCGGTGTCACGAAGGTTGTTGGCCGCTATGTACTCCGCGGCTCCGGCGGTGTCATCGACAGCTTCACGCGTGACGTTGAGTCCGAGTTTGGTGAGCGTGTGTTCACACTGGGAGAGAGCTTGTGGATGAGAAATGACTCGTGCAAGGTATTCTTTCCTAACACCTGGGAGAGCTAATAAACAGTGGTGCACTGGGAGCTGGACTTCGCCGACGATGTGGAGTCGGTGTCGGAGGAGGAGATCGTAGTTCCGATGAATGGAACCTCCTAGTGAGTTCTCCACCGGTAAAACAGCTCGATCGGCGATCCAAAGCTCAACCGCTTGGAATGCGACTTCAAACTGGTCACAAGGGATCGCTTCGCAATTAGGATAAGCTTTCCCAGCGGCAGCTTCGGAGTAGGCCCCGGGGACTCCTTGGTAAGCCACGCGCAACTGAGAGCCGTGCATCGGAGCAGGGGAGAGGTCGGTGATGGTTAAGGGTTTCTGTGTAGGTGGTTGAGGCTTGTTGTTTTTTTCAATAGGGACAAGGTTAAGATCTATGGAAGTTTTATGACCATTGACGGCGGCAGCAAGGTGGTCCGAGTTGGAAGGAGCAGTGGATTTGTCACCGGAACCTTGATCTTGCGAAAAGACCTTGCTAGAAAGAATAGCGCAAGAGCTCTGCCAATCAGCGCGGTTTAAACCGACTCCATTAGGGAATTGAACGGAGTCATTGTGATAAACGCAACGGATAAAGGAGCGAGTCAACTGATGGAACCGGCGAGGCTTGGAAGGACGAATGACAGAAGAATTAAGATTTTGTGTAGGAGAAACCGCCTGCATATTTATGTATttcgtaataaataaataaataaataaagcgtTTCCTTCaaaaaaccaaaaagaaaagaaaagaaaagaacaaaaagagGAGAGGGAATGGAGATAAGCTTGGTGTTCTCTTGAAGAAGCGAACGTCAAgctgagagaaaagaaagggaagaGAGGGATTTTTATATGAAGAAAGGAGAGAGGATGGAGCATGTGGAGGTGGTTCTGTCAGTCTCACACCTACCCACCCTTCTGCTCTTCCCTCCGCTTTATCTTTTACATTTTCCACTttgaatttaaaacaaattttcaattttcttgTGGAGCTGCTGCTTCTGTCTAC from Gossypium arboreum isolate Shixiya-1 chromosome 9, ASM2569848v2, whole genome shotgun sequence includes the following:
- the LOC108455064 gene encoding arogenate dehydratase/prephenate dehydratase 6, chloroplastic-like, which translates into the protein MLHPLSFLHIKIPLFPFFSLSLTFASSREHQAYLHSLSSFCSFLFFSFWFFEGNALFIYLFITKYINMQAVSPTQNLNSSVIRPSKPRRFHQLTRSFIRCVYHNDSVQFPNGVGLNRADWQSSCAILSSKVFSQDQGSGDKSTAPSNSDHLAAAVNGHKTSIDLNLVPIEKNNKPQPPTQKPLTITDLSPAPMHGSQLRVAYQGVPGAYSEAAAGKAYPNCEAIPCDQFEVAFQAVELWIADRAVLPVENSLGGSIHRNYDLLLRHRLHIVGEVQLPVHHCLLALPGVRKEYLARVISHPQALSQCEHTLTKLGLNVTREAVDDTAGAAEYIAANNLRDTAAIASARAAELYGLQILADGIQDDSSNVTRFVMLAREPIIPRTDRPFKTSIVFAHDKGMSVLFKVLSAFAFRNISLTKIESRPHRNRPIRLVDDANVGTAKHFEYMFYVDFEASMAEVRAQNALAEVQEFTSFLRVLGSYPMDMTPWCPSSGD